The window GACCCGTTCCGGGGCGGTCCTGGCGGCGGTCCGTTCGGCCACCGTCGGCATGCCGGTGGTGGAGACGGCGGCGGCGCCCTTCGCGGAGGGGCGCTGGCTGTTCAGCCACAACGGGGCGGTTCCCGGCTGGCCGGAGACGCTGGTGCCGCTGGCCGAGGGGCTGCCGGTCCGGGACCTGCTCACCCTCGACGCCCCCACCGACGCGGCACTGCTCTGGGCCCTGGTACGGCACCAGCTCCGGACCGGCGTCCCACCGGACCTGGCGATCGCCGCCACCGTACGGATGGTCGCCGCCGCCGTACCCGGATCCCGGCTGAACCTGATGCTCACCGACGGCGTGACCGCGGTCGCCTCCACCGCCGGACACGCCCTGTCGGTACGCACCGGCCCCGGTTCGGTGCTGATCAGCTCCGAACCGCTCGACGACGACCCGGCCTGGGCCGGGGTACCGGACGGCCGACTGGTCGTCGCCACCACCGACGAGCTGCACCTGCGACCGATAGGAGAGTTGGCGTGACCGCGGATCCGTTGGAGATCTACCTGGAAGAGCGGGACCTGGCCCGAGCGCTGCGCGAGGACGTCCGGACCGGGCTGACCGCGTCACCGAAGTGGCTGCCGCCGAAGTGGTTCTACGACGCGCGGGGCAGCGAACTGTTCGAGGAGATCACCCGGCTGCCGGAGTACTACCCGACGCGGACCGAGCGGGCGATCCTGGCCGAGCACGCCGCCGAGATCGCCCGGGTCACCGACGCGAAGACGCTGATCGAGCTGGGGTCGGGGTCGTCGGAGAAGACCCGGCTGCTGCTCGACGCGTTCACCCGGCACGGTGGGCTGGGCACCTTCGTACCGCTGGACGTCTCGATCAGCGCGCTGCGGCAGTCCACGGCCGAGATCGCCGAGGCGTACCCGGGTCTGCGCGTCCGTGGCCTGGTCGGCGACTTCACCCACCAGCTCGACCGGCTGCCCACCGGTGGCAGCCGGTTGGTGGCCTTCCTCGGCGGGACGATCGGCAACCTGGTGCCGGCCGAGCGGGCGGAGTTCCTCCGGTCGATGCGGGACGCGCTGGAGTCCGACGACTGGTTGCTGCTCGGGGTCGATCTGGTCAAGGACCCGGCGGTGCTGGTGCCCGCGTACGACGACGCGGCCGGGGTGACCGCCGAGTTCAACCGCAACGTGCTGTCGGTGATCAACCGGGAGTTGGGGGCGGACTTCGATTCGGCCGCGTTCGAGCATGTGGCGATCTGGGACCCGGAGCACGAGTGGATCGAGATGCGGCTGCGGGCGCGCCGGGCGAGCCGGGTCCGGGTGCTCGACCTCGACGTGGACTTCGCCGAGGGCGAGGAGATGCGGACCGAGGTGTCCGCCAAGTTCCGACCCGAGGGCGTCACCGCGGAGCTGGACTCGGCCGGTTTCCTCGTCCGCCACTGCTGGACCGACGAGCGCGACCTTTTCGCGGTGGTTCTCGCCCAGGTCGCCTGACCTGCACCGACTCCTCCTCCGGCCGGCTCGCCGGTCCGCTCGGCGGGCCGGCGGGCCGACTGGGCGGGAGATCGGTTAGGCTCGGTGACGCGAAGGGGAGTAGCTCCCAATGTCGTGGTCGACATACTGGTGCGCAAGCATCCGGCCACGCGGCCTCACCACGGTGAGGCGGGCGAGACCTTCGACCAGGCTGTTCAAGCCGGGTCGAGGTCGATCGCGCCCTGGACCCGGTCCCGACCGGGAAGGGTTTTCATGGAGGGCTTTTTTGTTGCCCTGGTGGTCAGCTTCGGCGTGATCTTCGTTGCCGAACTCGGCGACAAGTCACAGCTCATAGCGCTGACCTTCGCCACCAGGTTCAAACCGGTGCCGGTGCTGATCGGTATCACGATCGCCACCGCGCTGGTCCACCTCGCCTCGGTGGCGATCGGCTACGGGCTCGGTGCGACGTTGCCCACCGGCTGGATCGCGCTCGGCGCAGGTGTGGCGTTCCTCGGCTTCGGCGCGTGGACGTTGCGCGGCGACAGGCTGACCGAGGAGGAACGGGCCAAGGCCGAGCAGACGAAACGGTCGGCGATCATCGCCGTCTCGGTCGCGTTCTTCATCGCCGAGTTGGGCGACAAGACGATGCTGGCGACGATCACCCTGGCCACCCAGTACGGCTGGTTCGGCACCTGGGTCGGCTCGACGGTGGGCATGGTCGCGGCGGACGCGTTGGCCATCCTGGTCGGCCGGATGCTCGGCCGTCGGCTGCCGGAAAAGGTCATCAAGTACGGCGCCGCCGCCCTGTTCGCGATCTCCGGCCTCTGGCTGCTGCTCGACGGGCTGAAGGAACTGCTCTGACCCGTTCCGGCCTACTCGGCCCGGCGTGGGGTAACCGCCCTCGGGTGTGCCCCACGCCGGGTGGGCCGAGGGAGCCGGGTTGGCCGAGGAACTGCTGCGCGATGTCTCCGGTGTGCTGGTCACCGTGGTGGAGGCGGTCGGCGCGTGTGTCATCTTCGCCGGGGCGATCTGGGCGGCGGTACGGTTCGTCGTGCTGGCGGTGCGCCACCGTACCGCTGCGGTCTTCACCCCCGTCCGGCTCTCGCTGGGCCGGTTCCTCACCCTCGGCCTCGAATTCCAGCTCGCCGCGGACGTGCTCCGTACGGCGGTCGCTCCGAGCTTCAACCAGATCGGGCAGTTGGCGGCCATCGCCACCATCCGGACCGCGCTGAACTACTTCCTGCGCCGCGAGATCGAACAGGAACAGCGCCAGATCGCCGGCCGTACCTCACCCGCTGATTCTCCGCACCGGGACACGCAGTGATCCGGTCGATGGCGATCAGTCTGATCACCGCGGCCGCCCTGTTCTCCGGACTGGTGACCCTGCTGACGGTCCGGTCCTGGCGTACCGCCCTGCGGTTGCTGCTGGACCTGCTGACCGCGGCCAGCCTGATCCGGCTCGCCTCGGCCGAGCACTGGGCCGACATCGCCACGGCGGGAACGATCGTGCTGTTGCGTACGGTGATCGGCGCGGTGCTCGCGACCCCCGCCACCGGCTCGGGCCCGGCCCGCCCGGTGCCCGCCACCCCTCCCGACCGGCCTGATCCGGCGCCGACGGGCCCGACCGGGTGACCCGGGCAATGCCCGGCGTTTGCCATCCCACCGTCTCCGCCATGCCTACCGTGAGTGGTGCTCGGGCCGGTCCGGCCCGTGCATACGCGGCCGTGACCGACTGCTCGGGGCGGCCCGACGAACAGGGGGTCGAGCGATGACCACACCACCCGATGGCGGGGCTCGCCACGACGAGCCGAACGAGTACGGCTTCGCCGGTGACCCGACGGTGCCGGAGCCGGAGCGCACGAACCGCCCGGACGAGCTCGACGAGGCGGAGGAGGTGGCGGTGCCCGGGGACGACTTCACCGAAGGCCTCAGCGAGTCCCTCGACAACGAGGAATCCCACGACCCCCACCGCGGCGACGCCAAACCTCGGTAGCAATATCGGCCGTGTTGGGCCGAATACGGGCACAAGGGCGGTTCGGTCCTCTACATTCGGTTCGGCGCTGAATACAGGCGGTATGGATCTTTTTCATACTGTCTGAGTTTCCGGGCGTACCGAATAGCCCGCACGCCGGATCAACCGTTAACGCCGCAGATAGGGAGGTCTGGCCTGATGGATCTGCGCACCCACCTTGCCGTCGTGCGCCAACGCTGGTGGCTCGTACTGGCGACGGTCATGGTCGGGCTCGGCGCCGCCGGTCTCGTGACCGTACGCACCGAGCCGCTGTACACCTCGTCGGTGACGTTCTTCGTCACCACGCAGAGCCAGGGCGTGACCGACGCGTACCAGGGTGGCCTCTTCCTCCAGCAGCGGGTGAAGTCGTACGCCGACCTGCTCACCAGCGACCGGCTCGCCCAGAGCATCGTCGCCGACGGGCCGGTGGGGCTCACCGCCGACGAGGTGCAGGCCCGGATCACCGCGCGGGTGGAGGCGAACACCGTACTGCTCCGGGCCACCGTCACCGACAGCGATCAGGCGCGGTCGCTGCGGCTCACCGAGTCGGTCGCGTCGCACTTCGTCTCGCTGGTCCAGCGGTTGGAGACACCGCCCGGCGCGCAGGAACCGCCGGTGAAGATCGAGACGGTGAGCGGCCCCCGGGTCAGCGCCGATCCGGTCTCGCCCCGACCGGCCCGCAATCTCGCCGTCGGTGGGGTGCTCGGCCTGCTGCTCGGCATCGCGCTCTGCGTGCTCCGCGGACTGATCGACAACACCGTCCGCGACGGCGCCACCCTCCAGCAACTGACCGGCAGCCCGCTGCTGGGGCAGATCCCCTGGGACGTGGAGGCGCTCACCGCGCCACTGATCGTCGGCACCGCGTCACATTCGTCGCGGGCGGAGGCGATGCGCAAGCTCCGTACCAACCTGCGGTTCGTGGACGTGCACGAGTCGGCGCGGGTGATCGCGGTGACCAGTTCGGTCCAGGGTGAGGGCAAGACGACCCTCTCCTGCAACCTGGCCATCTCACTGGCCGAGGCCGGCTGGCAGGTGCTGCTGGTCGACGCCGACCTGCGCCGCCCGAAGATCGCCCAGTACCTGGGGTTGGAGGCCGGCATCGGCCTGACCGACGTGCTGATCGGCGAGGTCGAGGTCGCGGACGTGGTGCAGCCCTGGGGCGACAAGTCGCTGCTGGTCCTGCCCGGCGGCTCGATGCCCCCGAACCCGAGCGAGTTGCTGGGCTCCAAGGGCATGGCCGACCTGCTGCGGGCGCTGCGCGACTCGGCCGACATCGTCATCGTCGACACCGCTCCGCTGCTGGCCGTCACCGATGCCGCGGTGGTCGCGGTGCAGACCGACGGGGTACTGCTCGCCACCCGGCACGGCAAGACGACCCGGGCGCAGGTGGCAACGGCCACCGAGGCGCTGGAGGCGGTCTCCGCGCGGGTCCTCGGCTGCGTACTCAACATGGCCAAGGTGGCCAGGTCGGACAACTACCAGTACGAGATGTACCGGACCCTCGTCGCCGACCCGCCACCGGCGGAGCCGATCCCGGCGGCGCCGGCGGCCGAGCAGGTCGACTGGCCCGTCGCCACCGGCGCCGGGACGGCACCGGCGGGGGGACACGAGGACGAGTTGGGACCGCTGCGGGAGGATCCGCGGACGGTCGGGGCGACACCGACCCAGGAACTCAGCCGGATACCGCGATGAGTCCCACGGTCGGTCGGAGCGCACGCTCGATCTCGCGTACGCAGTGACGGAACTCCGCGATCGGCAGCCCCACCGGGTCGGTCAGGTCGTCGTCGTCGGGCCGGGCCGGAGGCTGCAACCCGGCCCGGGCCCGGCTGGCCGCCGCCACCGCCGCGTCGAGTCGGCGCACCGGGTCCCGTGGCCCGTCCGGCGTCGTCGCGCCCTGCTCGCCCGTTCCGCCCTGCTGGACCGCGGCGGCGGCGAGCCGGGCGAACTGGCGCAGGGTGAACGTACGGCGCAGCGCGGACGGCGCCAGCGAGACGCAGGTGGTCCGCTGGGCCCTGGTCGCGGTGAGGATCAGCCCGGCCCCGCGGAGCTGCTCGGCGTGCAGCGGCCGGCTGCGGAACGCCTCGGGGTCGGTGCCGCGTTCGGCGGTGACCCGGGCGGCGTGCGGGTGCATCGGGTAGCCGGGCACCGCGTGGGTGCCGGCGCTGCCGACCGGTACGCCCGCCGCCTCGCCGCCGAGCCGCTGCGCCAGCAGTTCCCGGGCGAGGTACTCCGCCATGGGGGACCGGCACAGATTCGCGTGGCAGACGATCAGCACCCCGCCGAGCATGTCTCCTCCTCGCTGCTCCGGCGTCACGGTCGGCCGGTAGCCCACCGGGTGCAACGAGCGGCCGGTCGGTGCGATCCGCGACGAACGGCTCCGGATCGGCGAGCGCCGCGCTGAGTGCGAGCTTTACTCACAAGCCGCCACGTATGGGCTGTAAAAAGCCTGTACGACGGCGAAGAAACGAATAACCGTGCTATAGAGATCTGTAGCAATTACATCCTTATGGTCGTTTTGCCCAAACTATGGAGTGTGTTGGTGTGACGCAGGGCGAATCTGCCCCGATGCAACACTCACGACGCCGGTCCAGCCGGCCCCGGTCGCGAGTGGGGCTGCGCCGTACCCTGATCACCGTTCTGGTGGTCGCCTGCCTGCTGTTCCTCGGCGTCGGCTGGCTCGGGTTGCGCGGCTGGCAGGCTCGGGGTCACCTGCTCAGCGCCGCCGGACTCGCGGGCGAGCTGAGCGAACAGGTGCTCGCCGGCGACACGGAACAGGCCGCCCGCACCCTGTCCGCACTCCAGTCGCAGGCCGGGGCGGCCCGCTCCGCCACCGGCGACCCGACCTGGCGGCTGGCCGGTCACGCGCCGTACGCCGGTGACGACCTGACCGCCGTACGGGACATCGCCGTTGCCGTCGACGACCTCGCCCGCCACGCCTTCCCGTCGCTGCTCAGGTTGGACCTGGCCACGCTGGTGCCGAAGGGCGGTCGACTCGACCTGACCCGGTTGCAGGCCGCCGCCCCCGAACTGAGCACCGCCGACACCGCCGTCCGGCAGGCCCGCGAACGGGTCGACGGGATCCGCTCCGCCGGACTCCAGGCACCGGTCCGGGACGCGGTCGAGCAACTGCGCGCCGAGTTGGACCGGCTGGCCGATCTCACCTCCACCGCCCGCCACGGCGCGGTCCTGCTCCCGCCGCTGCTGGGCGCGGGCGGCCCGCGTACCTATCTCGTCGCCTTCCAGAACCTGGCCGAACCGCGCTCGACCGGCGGCATCTTCGGCGCGTACGCGGTGATCCGGGCCGAGGGCGGCAAGGTGCAGATCCTCAAGCAGGGCGCCGCCGCCGAACTGGGTGGCTTCGACAAGCCGGTCAGCGTCCTCGACAAGGACATGCGCGGGCTCTACACCGACCTGCTCGGCATCTACCCGGCCGACGTGAACCTGACCCCGCACTTCCCGACCGCCGCCGCCCTGTTCCGTGAGATGTACCGGCGCCGGACCGGCACCGTCGTCGACGGCGTGCTCGCCACCGACCCGGTGACCCTGTCCTACCTGCTCGAGGCGATCGGGCCGGTGCCGGTGCCCAAGCACCCGACGCTGACCTCGGCCACCGCCGTGAAGACCCTGCTCTCCGACGCCTACGAGCGGATCGACGCGCCCAAGGACCAGGACAAGTACTTCGCCAACGCGGCGATGTCGGTCTTCGACGCCCTGCTGACCCGCACGGTCGACCCGCGCAAGCTGCTCGACGCACTGGACCGGGCGGTCGACGAACGGCGGATCCTGTTCTGGAGCGCCCACCAGCAGGAGCAGGACGACCTGGTCGACACCCGTGTCGCCGGGGTCCTCCCGGAGCAGGAGGCGGTGCCGACGGTCGGGGCCTTCCTCAACGACGGCACCGGGTCGAAGCTCGGTTACTACCTGACCCGTTCCGCCGAGCTGACCGTGGGCGGCTGCCGCCCCGACGGCCGGCGTGAACTCAAACTCCGGCTCGCGATCGGCTCGACCGCGCCGAGCAAGGGCCTCAGCGATTCCGTACTCGGCCTGCAGCTTCCCGGGGACCCGTACCGCAACCGAGTCGTGGCCTACGTCTTCAGCCCGGTCGGCGGCGCCCCGGTACGCGCCCGGCTCGACGGCGCGGCCACCCCGATCGGTGCCGGAATGGAACGAGGGCGGCGGGTCGCCGTCCTCAGCGTCGACATCCCACCGGGCAAGACCCGGGAACTGGAGGTCGACCTGTTGACCCCGGTGACCCGGACCGGCACCGCAGATCTGTGGCTGACGCCCGGCGCCACACCCTGGACCACCCGTGTCAATCCTGCAACCACGTGTGAACAGTAGAGAGAGGATCCATCATGCGGCTCACCCGCATCGTCGCCTCGGCCATGGCGGCATTCGTCATGGCCGGCGCGCTTGCCACCATGACATCCAGCCCGGCGGCCGCCCAACCACAACCGCCCTATCCGCCGCAGCCGCCGGTGCTGACTCTGAGCGAGTCGGCCGTGGCGATCGGCGAGGAAGTGACGTTGTTCGGCCGGTTCTACGGCCCGACCGAGACCGTCGACATCGTCTTCACGCCACAGGCGGCGGCGGCCGGTGCCGTCGAGCGGACCACCGTCCGTCAGGACAACGGCACGACCGTCGCGATGGTGCCGGTCGCGTACCCGTCGGGACCGCCGCCGGCGCTGGTCGCGGTGACCAACGCCCAGGGCGAGTTCCAGATCACGTTCGACGCGGACTGGAAAGGCACCTGGCTGATCACGGCGACCGGTCGCGAGTCGGGCCTGAGCGCGAGCGTCGTGCTGACCGTGGTGCACCGCCAGTTGCCGGTCACCGGTAGCTCGCTCGGTCGCCAGCTCGGCGTCGGTGCCGGGCTGCTGCTCCTCGGTGTGGTCCTGGTCCTGTTGACCGTGGTCCGTCGCCGTCGCGGCGGTATGCGCGCCGGTACGGCCTGATCCGAACCGCGGGGAGGATGGCCGATCTCCCGTGGTGGCGTTTCGCGCCTGAGCGCCGGTCGGACGAGCGAGAGCTTGTCCGACCGGCGCTCGCCCATGTCCGAACGCGTACGCAGTTGGTCCTGATGGCGGCCGTCGTGGCACCACTTCCGTCGCCGGTCCGGCCACAATTGATCAGATGAACCGTCCCCTGCTGTTCCTCGACATCGATGGGGTGCTGAACCCGTTCGACGGCCCCTGCCCCGCCGGTTTCTCCGAACACGACCTGTTTCCGGGCGAGGAGTCCATCCGGATCAACCCCGGTCACGGTGCCTGGATCACCGAGCTGACCGCCACCTTCGACGTCACCTGGGCGACCAGCTGGAACGACGACGCGAACCGCCTCCTCGTACCGTTGCTGGGCATTTCCCCGCTGCCCGTGCTCACCATGCCGCCGGTGCCGTTCCATCCGAACGCCAAGGTGCCGCTGATCGCCGCACTGGCCCAGGACCGGCCGACCGCGTGGATCGACGACGCGCACACCCACGAGGCCCGGACCTGGCGCGACAACCGGAGCGCACCGACCATCCTGGTCGCCGCCGACCCCGCCGTCGGCCTCACCCGCGCGCACGTCGACCAGATCCTCACCTGGTCCGCCGGCCTGTGACCGCCTGAACTCTCGCCACCGCACCGTGATCCGCCAGACAGGAGTGAAAACTTCTCACCTCGGGTAGTAGCCGCCCCGCGCCGCCGGTCTGTGCGGTGCCGGTGAAGGAGGGGTGGCGGCGTGGATGGCGGCCTGAGACTGAACATGAACGCGCTGGACTACGTGATCCTGGCGCTCTACTTCGTCACGGTGCTCGGGGTGGGCTTCATGGCCCGCCGGGCGATCCGGAACAGCACCGACTTCTTCCTCTCCGGCCGGTCGCTGCCGGCCTGGGTGACCGGGCTGGCCTTCGTGGCGGCGAACCTCGGTGCGCTGGAGATCATCGGGATGGCCGCCAACGGCGCCCAGTACGGCATGATGACCCTGCACTACTACTGGATCGGTGCCGTACCGGCGATGGTCTTCCTGGGCATCGTGATGATGCCCTTCTACTACGGCTCCAAGGTCCGCAGCGTTCCGGAGTACCTCCGGCTGCGGTTCAACCGGCCGACTCACCTGTTCAACGCGCTGAGTTTCGCGCTGGCCCA of the Micromonospora sp. NBC_01796 genome contains:
- the egtC gene encoding ergothioneine biosynthesis protein EgtC is translated as MCRHLVYLGPPVSLAALLFDPPHGLVRQSWAPLDMRGGGTVNADGFGVAWYADAPDPVRYRRSTPIWADAALPALAASTRSGAVLAAVRSATVGMPVVETAAAPFAEGRWLFSHNGAVPGWPETLVPLAEGLPVRDLLTLDAPTDAALLWALVRHQLRTGVPPDLAIAATVRMVAAAVPGSRLNLMLTDGVTAVASTAGHALSVRTGPGSVLISSEPLDDDPAWAGVPDGRLVVATTDELHLRPIGELA
- the egtD gene encoding L-histidine N(alpha)-methyltransferase, encoding MTADPLEIYLEERDLARALREDVRTGLTASPKWLPPKWFYDARGSELFEEITRLPEYYPTRTERAILAEHAAEIARVTDAKTLIELGSGSSEKTRLLLDAFTRHGGLGTFVPLDVSISALRQSTAEIAEAYPGLRVRGLVGDFTHQLDRLPTGGSRLVAFLGGTIGNLVPAERAEFLRSMRDALESDDWLLLGVDLVKDPAVLVPAYDDAAGVTAEFNRNVLSVINRELGADFDSAAFEHVAIWDPEHEWIEMRLRARRASRVRVLDLDVDFAEGEEMRTEVSAKFRPEGVTAELDSAGFLVRHCWTDERDLFAVVLAQVA
- a CDS encoding TMEM165/GDT1 family protein, with amino-acid sequence MEGFFVALVVSFGVIFVAELGDKSQLIALTFATRFKPVPVLIGITIATALVHLASVAIGYGLGATLPTGWIALGAGVAFLGFGAWTLRGDRLTEEERAKAEQTKRSAIIAVSVAFFIAELGDKTMLATITLATQYGWFGTWVGSTVGMVAADALAILVGRMLGRRLPEKVIKYGAAALFAISGLWLLLDGLKELL
- a CDS encoding DUF1622 domain-containing protein; amino-acid sequence: MAEELLRDVSGVLVTVVEAVGACVIFAGAIWAAVRFVVLAVRHRTAAVFTPVRLSLGRFLTLGLEFQLAADVLRTAVAPSFNQIGQLAAIATIRTALNYFLRREIEQEQRQIAGRTSPADSPHRDTQ
- a CDS encoding polysaccharide biosynthesis tyrosine autokinase; this encodes MDLRTHLAVVRQRWWLVLATVMVGLGAAGLVTVRTEPLYTSSVTFFVTTQSQGVTDAYQGGLFLQQRVKSYADLLTSDRLAQSIVADGPVGLTADEVQARITARVEANTVLLRATVTDSDQARSLRLTESVASHFVSLVQRLETPPGAQEPPVKIETVSGPRVSADPVSPRPARNLAVGGVLGLLLGIALCVLRGLIDNTVRDGATLQQLTGSPLLGQIPWDVEALTAPLIVGTASHSSRAEAMRKLRTNLRFVDVHESARVIAVTSSVQGEGKTTLSCNLAISLAEAGWQVLLVDADLRRPKIAQYLGLEAGIGLTDVLIGEVEVADVVQPWGDKSLLVLPGGSMPPNPSELLGSKGMADLLRALRDSADIVIVDTAPLLAVTDAAVVAVQTDGVLLATRHGKTTRAQVATATEALEAVSARVLGCVLNMAKVARSDNYQYEMYRTLVADPPPAEPIPAAPAAEQVDWPVATGAGTAPAGGHEDELGPLREDPRTVGATPTQELSRIPR
- a CDS encoding arsenate reductase/protein-tyrosine-phosphatase family protein, which codes for MLGGVLIVCHANLCRSPMAEYLARELLAQRLGGEAAGVPVGSAGTHAVPGYPMHPHAARVTAERGTDPEAFRSRPLHAEQLRGAGLILTATRAQRTTCVSLAPSALRRTFTLRQFARLAAAAVQQGGTGEQGATTPDGPRDPVRRLDAAVAAASRARAGLQPPARPDDDDLTDPVGLPIAEFRHCVREIERALRPTVGLIAVSG
- a CDS encoding DUF4012 domain-containing protein — protein: MQHSRRRSSRPRSRVGLRRTLITVLVVACLLFLGVGWLGLRGWQARGHLLSAAGLAGELSEQVLAGDTEQAARTLSALQSQAGAARSATGDPTWRLAGHAPYAGDDLTAVRDIAVAVDDLARHAFPSLLRLDLATLVPKGGRLDLTRLQAAAPELSTADTAVRQARERVDGIRSAGLQAPVRDAVEQLRAELDRLADLTSTARHGAVLLPPLLGAGGPRTYLVAFQNLAEPRSTGGIFGAYAVIRAEGGKVQILKQGAAAELGGFDKPVSVLDKDMRGLYTDLLGIYPADVNLTPHFPTAAALFREMYRRRTGTVVDGVLATDPVTLSYLLEAIGPVPVPKHPTLTSATAVKTLLSDAYERIDAPKDQDKYFANAAMSVFDALLTRTVDPRKLLDALDRAVDERRILFWSAHQQEQDDLVDTRVAGVLPEQEAVPTVGAFLNDGTGSKLGYYLTRSAELTVGGCRPDGRRELKLRLAIGSTAPSKGLSDSVLGLQLPGDPYRNRVVAYVFSPVGGAPVRARLDGAATPIGAGMERGRRVAVLSVDIPPGKTRELEVDLLTPVTRTGTADLWLTPGATPWTTRVNPATTCEQ
- a CDS encoding HAD domain-containing protein, whose product is MNRPLLFLDIDGVLNPFDGPCPAGFSEHDLFPGEESIRINPGHGAWITELTATFDVTWATSWNDDANRLLVPLLGISPLPVLTMPPVPFHPNAKVPLIAALAQDRPTAWIDDAHTHEARTWRDNRSAPTILVAADPAVGLTRAHVDQILTWSAGL